The Verrucomicrobium spinosum DSM 4136 = JCM 18804 genome includes a region encoding these proteins:
- a CDS encoding peptidoglycan D,D-transpeptidase FtsI family protein — translation MNAPDSPTHDVNRWVPHRIAVMLVLLLAAFGGVAFRLYGLQAVDHDVWARRGEGMLKQRVVLPAMRGVIRDSNGELLAHDKLVHEVWVNTQHLRDLNDVRTRLARLLKRPLTEVVNGMKPEDVISQYREHVTTVVTATLNETGEPVPADLALQMADEKRIEFPLIKGLPTETADIWKVRLKEGNIYAISLRSSVRRFYPSEERLTHVLGYVNEKTVLEEDGPGGRKREKHIQIGREGVEAVLNTELTGTDGFQWIEKDRKGREITSFRGEGEEPRHGHEVTLTIDMHLQDTMEQVLEQAFMQYKPKRITSVLIEPKSGAVLAMASRPHIDRETMKGIIANPAVSAQYEPGSVFKVVAYTGALDRKVVGLGETINVDPSLKVFASQRIKDHVNGPVTVLNAFAQSSNRAAYLLALRLGDDKYLEYVRNFGFGQRTGIELTGEITGTVWPRKAWDGLTFSRMAMGHAVTVTPLQMTMAVGVIANGGNLMKPQLIKEVKDEKGNVIRRLKPEVVRQVCTPRTAEQMRQAMIEVVQGQKGTGKQAGIEDIIVAGKTGTSQRRREDGRGYEDGHYCVSFAGFAPADKPELCAIIVVDDPHGAPEELYGGKLAAPIFSQLMKQSLHTMAVAHAVQRELSPLSNGGAQ, via the coding sequence ATGAACGCTCCTGACTCCCCAACGCACGATGTGAACCGATGGGTGCCCCACCGCATCGCGGTGATGCTGGTGCTGCTGCTGGCCGCCTTTGGCGGGGTGGCGTTCCGGTTGTACGGGCTGCAGGCGGTGGATCATGACGTGTGGGCGCGCCGGGGTGAGGGCATGCTGAAGCAGCGTGTGGTGCTGCCAGCCATGCGCGGGGTCATTCGCGACAGCAATGGCGAGCTGCTGGCTCATGACAAGCTGGTGCATGAGGTCTGGGTGAACACGCAGCACCTGCGGGATCTCAATGATGTGCGCACCCGGCTGGCGCGGCTTCTGAAGCGACCGCTCACTGAAGTGGTGAACGGCATGAAGCCCGAGGACGTGATTTCCCAGTATCGCGAGCACGTCACGACGGTGGTCACCGCCACGTTGAATGAAACAGGTGAGCCGGTGCCGGCCGATCTGGCCCTGCAGATGGCCGATGAGAAGCGCATCGAGTTTCCCCTCATCAAGGGGCTGCCCACTGAGACCGCTGACATCTGGAAGGTGCGGCTCAAAGAGGGGAACATCTACGCCATCAGCCTGCGCTCAAGCGTGCGGCGCTTCTACCCGAGCGAAGAGCGCCTGACCCATGTGCTGGGTTATGTGAATGAAAAGACCGTGCTGGAGGAGGATGGCCCGGGGGGGCGCAAGCGGGAGAAGCACATCCAGATCGGGCGCGAGGGGGTGGAGGCGGTGCTCAACACGGAGCTGACCGGTACGGATGGCTTCCAGTGGATCGAGAAGGACCGAAAGGGACGCGAGATCACCTCCTTCCGCGGTGAGGGGGAGGAGCCCCGACATGGTCATGAAGTGACGCTGACCATCGACATGCATCTGCAGGACACGATGGAACAGGTGCTGGAGCAGGCGTTCATGCAGTACAAGCCCAAGCGGATCACTTCCGTCTTGATCGAGCCCAAGTCCGGGGCGGTGCTGGCGATGGCCAGCCGTCCGCACATTGATCGTGAGACGATGAAGGGCATCATCGCCAATCCCGCGGTGAGTGCGCAGTATGAGCCGGGCTCCGTCTTCAAGGTCGTGGCTTACACCGGGGCTCTGGATCGCAAGGTGGTCGGGCTGGGTGAGACGATCAACGTGGATCCCAGTCTGAAGGTCTTCGCCTCCCAGCGAATCAAGGATCACGTGAACGGGCCGGTGACGGTGCTGAACGCCTTTGCACAGAGCAGCAACCGGGCGGCGTATCTGCTGGCGCTGCGGTTGGGCGATGACAAGTACCTTGAGTATGTGAGGAACTTCGGCTTCGGCCAGCGGACCGGCATTGAACTGACGGGCGAAATTACCGGCACGGTGTGGCCGCGCAAAGCCTGGGACGGGCTGACCTTCTCCCGCATGGCCATGGGGCACGCCGTCACGGTGACCCCGCTGCAGATGACGATGGCGGTGGGCGTGATTGCCAACGGCGGTAATCTCATGAAGCCCCAGCTCATCAAGGAAGTGAAGGATGAGAAGGGCAACGTGATCCGCCGGTTGAAGCCGGAAGTGGTGCGGCAGGTGTGCACCCCGCGTACCGCTGAGCAGATGCGGCAGGCCATGATCGAGGTCGTGCAGGGCCAGAAGGGCACCGGCAAGCAGGCGGGGATCGAGGACATTATCGTGGCGGGGAAGACCGGCACCTCCCAGCGTCGCCGGGAGGACGGCCGCGGCTATGAGGACGGGCACTATTGTGTTTCCTTTGCCGGGTTCGCCCCGGCGGACAAGCCCGAGCTCTGTGCCATCATCGTGGTGGATGACCCTCATGGCGCCCCGGAAGAACTCTACGGCGGCAAGCTGGCTGCACCCATCTTTTCACAACTCATGAAACAAAGTCTTCATACCATGGCGGTCGCTCATGCCGTCCAGCGGGAGTTATCCCCGCTGAGCAACGGAGGTGCCCAATGA
- the rsmH gene encoding 16S rRNA (cytosine(1402)-N(4))-methyltransferase RsmH codes for MTAQPSSSPIADASPTGADAGGGTGYHLPVLPAEVVAALAPAPGKVILDGTLGGGGHTSLLLQAGAEVIGLDQDTDALSHAGERLKAYAATGQFRSVQSNFRDFPAVLQALGITALDGLLVDLGVSSYQLDVASRGFSFMHEGPLDMRMNTGGGRTAADLVNEDEPAELERILWEYGEERQSRRIVRALVQRREQRPFTTTSDLASAIAGVIPRRGKTHPATLTFQGLRIAVNDELAALADFLHAAPAWLKPGGRLAVISFHSLEDRMVKQAFQRLSTEWLDRPEWPEPRRNPEHCLRLLHRKPQEATDEEVKRNPRSRSAKLRTAEKLPQ; via the coding sequence ATGACCGCCCAGCCCAGTTCTTCTCCCATCGCCGACGCCTCCCCCACCGGAGCAGACGCAGGCGGAGGCACGGGTTACCATTTGCCAGTGCTGCCGGCTGAGGTGGTGGCGGCTCTTGCTCCAGCGCCTGGCAAGGTCATCCTGGATGGCACACTGGGAGGCGGGGGGCACACTTCCCTGTTGCTGCAGGCTGGAGCGGAGGTCATTGGCCTGGATCAGGACACCGATGCCTTGAGCCACGCGGGGGAGCGGCTCAAAGCGTATGCCGCCACGGGCCAGTTCCGGAGTGTGCAGTCGAACTTTCGCGACTTTCCCGCGGTGCTGCAAGCGCTGGGCATCACGGCGCTGGATGGGCTTCTGGTGGACCTGGGAGTTTCCTCGTACCAACTGGATGTGGCCTCCCGTGGGTTCTCCTTCATGCATGAGGGACCGCTGGACATGCGGATGAACACCGGGGGCGGCCGTACGGCGGCGGATCTGGTGAATGAGGATGAGCCGGCGGAGCTGGAGCGCATCCTGTGGGAGTATGGCGAGGAGCGCCAGTCGCGCCGCATTGTGCGGGCCCTGGTGCAGCGCCGGGAGCAGAGGCCTTTCACCACCACGTCGGACCTGGCCTCGGCCATTGCGGGCGTGATTCCCCGCCGGGGCAAGACCCATCCCGCCACGCTCACGTTTCAGGGGCTGCGCATCGCGGTCAATGACGAGCTGGCGGCACTGGCGGACTTTCTGCATGCGGCACCCGCCTGGCTGAAGCCGGGAGGCAGGCTGGCGGTTATTTCCTTCCACTCGCTGGAGGACCGCATGGTGAAGCAGGCTTTCCAGCGTCTTTCCACGGAGTGGCTGGACCGCCCGGAGTGGCCGGAGCCCCGCCGCAATCCGGAGCATTGCCTGAGGCTGCTGCACCGCAAGCCCCAGGAGGCCACAGACGAGGAGGTCAAACGCAACCCCCGTTCCCGCAGCGCCAAACTCCGCACCGCCGAAAAACTGCCCCAATGA
- a CDS encoding cysteine desulfurase encodes MTSDSVNWEAVRADFPILHQEVRGNPLIYFDSAASSQKPRQVIDALSRYYEHDNANVHRGLHELSSRATDAFEAARSKVAKFLNAASADEIIFTRGTTEGINLVAQAYGTRYVKEGDVVLLTEMEHHSNLVPWQLLAERTSATLRFVPVLEDGTLDLGKLPELLTPEVKIFSFTHISNSLGTVNPVADLCRAARAVGALSVVDAAQSAGHLPVDVQALGCDFLALSGHKMCAPTGIGALYGRAEVLEKTPPYHGGGEMIVSVSLHKSTYKEAPHRFEAGTPNIAGAVGLGAAVDYLESIGRQNIAEHDSTLVSYAQQRMEADVPGIRIIGPRDRSGLVGFVMESAHPHDLTTYADRYGLALRGGHHCNQPLMKKFRLPGTSRASFYFYNTKEEIDRMITILQEAARFFS; translated from the coding sequence ATGACATCAGACAGCGTCAACTGGGAGGCCGTGCGGGCCGATTTCCCCATCTTGCACCAGGAGGTGCGGGGGAATCCGCTCATCTATTTCGACAGCGCCGCCAGCTCCCAGAAACCGCGGCAGGTCATTGATGCCCTCAGCCGCTATTATGAGCACGATAACGCGAACGTGCACCGTGGGCTCCATGAGCTGAGCTCCCGTGCCACCGATGCCTTCGAAGCCGCCCGCAGCAAGGTCGCCAAGTTCCTGAACGCCGCCAGCGCGGATGAGATCATCTTTACCCGCGGCACCACAGAGGGCATCAACCTCGTGGCCCAGGCCTATGGCACCCGCTACGTGAAGGAGGGGGACGTGGTCCTGCTCACGGAGATGGAGCACCACAGCAACCTCGTACCCTGGCAACTGCTGGCCGAGCGCACCAGCGCCACCCTGCGCTTTGTCCCCGTGCTGGAAGACGGCACCCTGGACCTGGGCAAGCTGCCCGAGCTGCTCACGCCCGAGGTGAAGATCTTCTCCTTCACCCATATCTCAAACTCGCTGGGCACCGTCAACCCAGTGGCAGATCTGTGCCGTGCCGCCCGTGCGGTGGGAGCCCTCTCCGTAGTGGACGCCGCCCAGAGCGCCGGGCACCTGCCCGTGGACGTGCAGGCTCTCGGTTGCGACTTCCTCGCCCTCTCCGGGCATAAGATGTGCGCCCCCACCGGCATCGGTGCCCTCTACGGTCGGGCCGAGGTTTTGGAGAAAACCCCTCCCTACCATGGCGGCGGGGAGATGATCGTCAGCGTCTCGCTGCACAAGAGCACCTATAAAGAGGCCCCGCACCGGTTTGAAGCAGGCACCCCCAACATCGCAGGTGCCGTGGGACTCGGCGCCGCCGTGGACTACCTGGAGAGCATCGGCCGGCAGAACATCGCGGAGCACGATAGCACCCTCGTCAGCTATGCCCAGCAGCGCATGGAGGCAGACGTGCCCGGCATCCGCATCATCGGCCCCCGTGATCGCAGCGGGCTCGTCGGGTTTGTCATGGAGTCCGCGCATCCGCATGATCTCACCACCTATGCCGACCGCTACGGCCTCGCCCTCCGCGGCGGGCATCATTGCAACCAGCCCCTCATGAAGAAGTTCAGGCTGCCCGGCACCTCCCGCGCCAGCTTCTACTTCTACAACACCAAGGAGGAGATCGATCGCATGATCACCATCCTCCAGGAGGCCGCCCGATTCTTCAGTTGA
- the sufU gene encoding Fe-S cluster assembly sulfur transfer protein SufU: protein MIPNSDLEELYQQVLLDHSRRPRNFGELTEADATEAGEKVVKVQGDNPSCGDEIVVSVKLADTGLKLADIKFTGQGCAISQASASLMTIKTKGRSRAEVEELIAAFHDLITKQTENPPDILGDLQLLQGVWRFPQRVKCATLAWRALEQALREGSAGVVTTEVEG, encoded by the coding sequence ATGATCCCCAACTCCGACCTTGAAGAACTCTACCAGCAGGTGCTGCTGGACCACTCCCGGCGCCCGCGCAACTTCGGTGAGCTGACCGAGGCCGACGCCACCGAGGCAGGCGAGAAGGTGGTCAAGGTTCAAGGTGACAACCCCTCCTGTGGCGACGAGATCGTGGTCTCCGTGAAACTGGCGGACACCGGACTCAAGCTGGCCGACATCAAGTTCACCGGTCAAGGCTGCGCCATCAGCCAGGCCTCCGCCTCGCTCATGACGATCAAGACCAAGGGCCGCAGCCGGGCCGAGGTGGAAGAACTCATCGCCGCCTTTCACGACCTCATCACCAAGCAGACGGAGAATCCGCCAGACATCCTCGGTGATCTGCAACTCCTCCAAGGCGTCTGGCGCTTCCCCCAGCGCGTGAAATGCGCCACCCTCGCCTGGCGCGCCCTCGAGCAAGCCCTGCGAGAAGGCTCTGCGGGCGTCGTGACGACTGAGGTCGAAGGGTAG
- a CDS encoding serine/threonine-protein kinase has translation MSESSREIKTNCPKCGKPLVNAQAPQGLCPACLMGQVLEPTQTHGGESAPLPTLTPEELAPYFPQLEILECFGRGGMGVVYKARQKSLNRLVALKLLAPERVGDEDFAFRFEREAQALARLNHPHIVAVHDFGETQGFYYLIMEFVDGVNLRQLIQTRRLSPKEALAIVPPVCEALQCAHEHGIVHRDIKPENLLVDKEGRVKITDFGIAKMVTGDEAVVEEGGVTSATLGMGTPAYAAPEAKEQGVMTDHRADIYSLGVVLYELLTGERPGERLEPPSRKVQVDIRIDEIVLRALEHTPELRFPTAAEFRTQVETVAAAMEREEGGGSPQQPGAARKGRRSVMELLAGSPVVSEVLQHLTPTERREFALLGGMFSLWNVATFFLPVFIGFIWMPRPTGWLAAGLVLVLGLLGYPLWRKMHLLYLCSTAWGKERRLTPSQLVGGPAGKVARRKARVLAVLIFFGMAIAAQEISAATAWSRSSVMLGLAGVLLMLAVFEGWRMRRGGEVE, from the coding sequence ATGAGTGAATCATCGAGAGAGATCAAAACAAACTGCCCCAAGTGTGGGAAGCCGTTGGTAAATGCCCAGGCTCCCCAGGGGTTGTGTCCTGCCTGCCTGATGGGCCAGGTGCTGGAGCCAACCCAGACTCACGGGGGAGAGTCGGCTCCGCTGCCCACGTTGACACCTGAGGAACTGGCACCTTATTTCCCACAACTGGAGATTCTGGAGTGTTTCGGGCGCGGAGGCATGGGGGTGGTTTACAAAGCTCGTCAGAAGTCGTTGAACCGGTTGGTGGCGCTGAAGTTGCTGGCTCCAGAGCGGGTGGGGGATGAGGATTTCGCGTTTCGATTTGAGCGTGAGGCGCAGGCTCTGGCGCGGCTGAATCATCCGCATATTGTCGCGGTGCATGACTTTGGAGAGACGCAGGGTTTTTATTACCTGATCATGGAGTTTGTGGATGGGGTGAATTTGCGACAGCTCATCCAGACGCGGCGGCTGTCGCCCAAGGAGGCTCTCGCGATCGTTCCGCCGGTGTGTGAGGCGCTGCAATGTGCTCATGAGCACGGGATCGTGCATCGGGACATCAAGCCGGAGAACCTGCTGGTGGACAAGGAGGGGCGCGTGAAGATCACGGACTTCGGCATCGCCAAGATGGTGACGGGTGATGAGGCCGTTGTTGAGGAGGGGGGCGTCACCTCGGCGACGCTGGGGATGGGGACACCGGCTTACGCTGCACCGGAGGCGAAGGAGCAGGGGGTGATGACGGATCATCGGGCTGACATCTACTCCCTGGGGGTGGTGCTCTATGAGTTGCTCACCGGTGAACGTCCCGGCGAAAGGCTGGAGCCGCCGTCCCGCAAGGTGCAGGTGGACATTCGGATTGATGAAATAGTGCTGCGGGCCCTGGAGCACACTCCGGAGTTGCGGTTTCCCACTGCGGCGGAGTTCAGGACGCAGGTGGAGACGGTGGCGGCGGCGATGGAGAGGGAGGAAGGGGGGGGAAGCCCCCAACAACCTGGGGCGGCGCGCAAGGGGCGGCGCTCGGTGATGGAACTGCTGGCGGGTTCGCCCGTTGTTTCGGAGGTGCTGCAACACCTGACGCCCACAGAGCGGCGGGAGTTCGCTCTGCTAGGGGGTATGTTCTCTCTGTGGAATGTGGCGACGTTTTTCCTCCCGGTGTTCATCGGGTTCATCTGGATGCCTCGTCCGACGGGATGGCTGGCAGCCGGGCTGGTGCTGGTGCTCGGATTGCTGGGGTACCCGCTGTGGCGCAAGATGCATCTGCTGTATCTGTGCTCCACTGCGTGGGGAAAGGAGCGCCGTTTGACGCCCAGTCAACTTGTGGGCGGTCCAGCGGGGAAAGTGGCGCGACGGAAGGCGCGGGTGCTGGCGGTGTTGATCTTCTTTGGCATGGCCATCGCCGCCCAAGAAATCAGCGCGGCCACGGCGTGGTCGAGGTCGAGTGTGATGTTGGGATTGGCGGGAGTGCTGTTGATGTTGGCCGTGTTTGAGGGCTGGCGGATGAGGAGGGGCGGGGAGGTGGAGTGA
- a CDS encoding RNA polymerase sigma factor encodes MTEPIPSTATAPALRSGLGFHSTRWTRVCLAKSPSEEGRVALAELCEAYYEPVVAFLRCELRDADAAREMAHAFFAQVLRGGTMEAVDPARGRFRSYLLGAVKHFLSHHRMAAHTMKRGAGWIAVDYEGEEMANVVDPAQPSPDAQYDKQWAVTLLSHALDRLRDECVLQGNGPFFEEVKPLLMGEGGYGEQSGLALQAGLSLPAFRMAVHRLKRRFRQRVREEVAGTVGDSAMVEVELQALYRALLDG; translated from the coding sequence ATGACTGAACCGATTCCTTCCACCGCAACAGCGCCTGCTTTACGCAGTGGGCTGGGATTTCACAGCACCCGGTGGACGCGGGTGTGTCTGGCGAAGTCCCCTTCTGAGGAGGGGCGGGTGGCGTTGGCGGAGCTCTGCGAAGCGTACTACGAGCCGGTGGTGGCATTTTTGCGCTGTGAGTTGCGCGATGCGGATGCGGCCCGGGAGATGGCGCACGCTTTCTTTGCGCAAGTTTTGCGGGGTGGCACCATGGAGGCGGTGGATCCGGCTCGCGGGCGATTCCGGTCCTATCTGCTCGGGGCGGTGAAGCATTTTCTGTCTCATCACCGGATGGCGGCGCACACCATGAAGCGTGGGGCGGGCTGGATCGCGGTGGACTATGAAGGCGAGGAGATGGCAAACGTGGTGGATCCCGCGCAGCCTTCTCCGGATGCGCAGTACGACAAGCAGTGGGCGGTCACGCTGCTCTCGCATGCACTGGATCGTCTGCGCGATGAATGCGTGCTGCAGGGCAACGGGCCGTTCTTTGAGGAGGTGAAGCCTCTGCTGATGGGTGAGGGCGGGTATGGCGAACAATCCGGCCTGGCCCTCCAGGCGGGTCTGAGTCTTCCTGCTTTTCGCATGGCGGTGCACCGATTGAAGAGGCGTTTCCGCCAGAGGGTGCGCGAGGAGGTGGCGGGAACGGTGGGGGACTCTGCGATGGTGGAGGTGGAGCTCCAGGCATTGTATCGTGCTCTTCTGGATGGATGA
- a CDS encoding alpha/beta hydrolase → MNLLHRGLLLALLLPTLPIVGAPPVTNQVILERIGDHPIEAHFDLPYAGNTHPRQMVDLYVPKNRTVTTPLPVVEFIHGGAWIGGDRKSAAGALGGLLLNGNYAGISVGYRMSTEAKWPAQIYDCKAAIRWIRGNAAKYNLDPDRIAVWGGSAGGHLTSLLIPLTNGGHNFHTDELNKRIFQYLEWQLRGVKSEISTEPILVGP, encoded by the coding sequence ATGAATCTCCTCCATCGCGGACTGCTGCTGGCCCTGCTCCTGCCCACACTCCCCATCGTCGGAGCCCCTCCTGTCACCAATCAGGTGATCCTGGAACGGATCGGCGATCATCCCATCGAGGCCCACTTCGACCTTCCCTACGCGGGCAACACCCATCCCCGGCAGATGGTGGACTTGTACGTCCCCAAGAATCGCACCGTCACCACGCCCCTCCCAGTGGTCGAGTTCATCCACGGCGGGGCCTGGATCGGCGGCGATCGCAAAAGCGCCGCCGGAGCTCTGGGCGGCCTTTTGCTCAACGGCAACTACGCGGGCATTTCCGTAGGCTACCGCATGAGCACCGAGGCCAAGTGGCCGGCGCAGATCTATGACTGCAAGGCCGCCATCCGGTGGATTCGCGGGAATGCCGCCAAGTACAACCTCGATCCCGACCGCATCGCCGTCTGGGGAGGATCCGCAGGCGGGCACCTCACCTCCCTGTTGATTCCTCTTACCAACGGCGGCCACAACTTCCACACCGATGAGCTCAACAAACGCATCTTCCAGTATCTGGAGTGGCAGCTCCGCGGCGTGAAATCGGAGATTTCCACCGAGCCCATTCTGGTCGGGCCGTAG
- a CDS encoding DUF1549 and DUF1553 domain-containing protein: MGQLGFIATALFCFTLTSPAAEATSQPPKSTALNFINDIEPILTKAGCNSGGCHAKAGTGQRGFRLSLLGFEPQEDYEYIVKEGKGRRVFPAAPEQSLLVLKAANIVPHGGGKKLDPASHEYATLVRWIREGMAYGRPEDAKLASIAVEPAVLSMKAKTTQQLKVTARFTDGSTRDVTSLSLYEANDKSMAETTEEGLVTAQDIPGNVAVMVRYAGQVSVFSVTIPLGAPVDTLPPAKNFVDEHVFANLKRIGIPPSPVADDATFLRRVSLDIAGRLPTLGEVQAFQTSQAPDKRDQAIESLLSSPDYADYFANKWTALLKNKRDDAADITANFAFHAWMRDSLLANRPYDDIVRQILAATGTIVSNPPVAWYKRVKEPHLQQEDVAQLFLGVRMQCAQCHHHPFERWSQQDYYSLSAFFSQVGRKPTAIAGEDLIFHKRGTAQLENKKTRTPVKPAALGGPILDIAPDDDPRLQLADWMGAKDNPFFATALVNRYWKHFFKRGLIEPEDDIRDSNPATNPALLSDLAKHFVESGFDLKEVVRVITRSQAYQLSAMPNDHNAVDRQNFSHFYPKRMQAEVLLDAINQVTGAQSDFADLPPGTRAISLPDNSYNRASPFLKVFGRPEGASVCECERVQSSSLAQSLHLMNAADVKAKLATSNGRADRLSKAEKSVPDRIRELYQAALSREPTAEEIRLSETHLLKPRLDAQDKPLPAAQALKQGYEDLIWALVNTKEFLYNH; encoded by the coding sequence GTGGGGCAACTGGGCTTCATCGCGACAGCGCTGTTCTGTTTCACGCTGACCTCCCCTGCCGCTGAGGCCACCTCCCAGCCGCCCAAGTCCACCGCGCTCAACTTCATCAACGACATCGAGCCCATCCTGACCAAGGCAGGATGCAACTCCGGCGGATGTCATGCCAAGGCGGGCACCGGACAGCGCGGATTCCGCCTCTCCCTGCTCGGCTTCGAGCCCCAGGAAGACTACGAATACATCGTCAAAGAGGGCAAGGGCCGCCGCGTTTTCCCCGCTGCGCCAGAGCAGAGTTTGCTGGTGCTGAAGGCCGCCAATATTGTCCCACACGGCGGTGGCAAGAAACTGGACCCCGCTTCGCACGAGTACGCCACCCTCGTCCGCTGGATCCGCGAAGGCATGGCCTACGGCCGCCCTGAGGATGCCAAGCTCGCCAGCATCGCCGTGGAGCCTGCCGTCTTGTCCATGAAGGCCAAGACCACGCAGCAGCTCAAGGTCACCGCCCGCTTCACCGATGGCTCGACACGTGACGTCACCTCCCTGTCCCTCTATGAAGCCAATGACAAGAGCATGGCGGAGACGACCGAGGAAGGACTGGTGACCGCCCAGGACATCCCTGGCAACGTGGCAGTGATGGTGCGCTATGCCGGGCAGGTCTCCGTCTTCAGCGTGACCATTCCCTTGGGAGCTCCCGTCGATACTCTGCCGCCCGCGAAGAACTTCGTGGATGAGCATGTCTTTGCCAATCTCAAGCGCATCGGCATCCCGCCTTCGCCTGTAGCTGACGATGCCACGTTCCTGCGCCGCGTCTCGCTCGATATTGCCGGACGCCTCCCCACGCTGGGGGAGGTCCAGGCGTTCCAGACCTCCCAAGCACCGGACAAGCGGGATCAAGCCATCGAGTCGCTCTTGAGCAGCCCGGACTATGCCGACTACTTTGCGAACAAGTGGACGGCCCTCCTCAAGAACAAGCGCGATGACGCGGCCGATATTACCGCGAACTTTGCCTTCCACGCCTGGATGCGGGACAGCCTCCTGGCCAACCGTCCCTATGACGACATTGTGCGCCAGATCCTGGCCGCCACGGGCACCATTGTCTCCAATCCCCCCGTGGCCTGGTACAAGCGGGTGAAGGAACCCCACCTGCAGCAGGAAGATGTGGCGCAGCTCTTCCTGGGCGTGCGCATGCAGTGCGCGCAGTGCCATCACCATCCCTTTGAGCGCTGGAGCCAGCAGGACTACTACAGCCTCTCCGCCTTCTTCAGCCAGGTGGGTCGCAAGCCCACCGCGATCGCCGGAGAGGATCTCATCTTCCACAAACGGGGCACGGCCCAGCTGGAGAACAAGAAGACCCGCACGCCGGTGAAACCTGCCGCGCTGGGCGGCCCCATCCTGGACATCGCCCCTGATGATGATCCACGTCTGCAACTCGCCGACTGGATGGGTGCCAAGGACAACCCGTTCTTCGCCACCGCCCTGGTGAACCGTTATTGGAAACACTTCTTCAAGCGTGGACTCATCGAACCCGAGGACGATATCCGCGATTCCAATCCCGCGACCAATCCTGCCCTCCTCAGTGACCTGGCCAAACACTTCGTCGAAAGCGGCTTCGACCTGAAGGAGGTCGTGCGGGTCATCACCCGCAGCCAGGCCTACCAGCTCAGCGCCATGCCCAATGATCACAATGCCGTGGACCGGCAGAACTTCTCCCACTTCTACCCCAAGCGCATGCAGGCAGAGGTCCTGCTGGATGCCATCAACCAGGTAACAGGTGCCCAGTCCGACTTCGCCGACCTGCCACCCGGCACCCGCGCCATCTCACTGCCGGACAACAGTTACAACCGGGCTTCCCCTTTCCTGAAGGTCTTCGGCCGTCCTGAGGGGGCCAGCGTGTGCGAATGCGAGCGGGTGCAATCCTCCAGTCTGGCCCAGAGCCTGCACCTCATGAACGCTGCGGATGTGAAGGCCAAGCTCGCCACCAGCAACGGTCGCGCAGACCGCCTGAGCAAGGCGGAGAAGTCTGTGCCCGACCGCATTCGCGAGCTCTATCAGGCGGCCCTCTCCCGCGAGCCCACCGCTGAAGAAATTCGACTCAGCGAGACCCACCTGCTCAAGCCGCGACTGGATGCGCAAGACAAGCCGCTCCCGGCAGCACAAGCCCTCAAACAGGGCTACGAAGACCTCATCTGGGCGCTCGTGAACACCAAAGAGTTTCTCTACAACCACTAA